One genomic segment of Mycolicibacterium psychrotolerans includes these proteins:
- a CDS encoding saccharopine dehydrogenase family protein: protein MSDREYDIVLYGATGFVGALTARYLATAAGDARIALAGRSTERLLAVRETLPPAAQSWALITADASEPSTLAAMAASTRVVITTVGPYLRYGLPLVAACAAAGTDYADLTGEPLFVRKAIDLYHKQAADTGARIVHACGFDSIPSDMTVFALYRQAERDGAGALGDTDYVVRRFAGGMSGGTIASMTELAREAATDPEARRLLNDPYTLSPDRGAEPELGGQSDARWRRGRDIAPELDGYWVGAFAMAIPNSRIVRRSNALLDYAYGRRFCYAEQMSLGKSVLAPVAAAMATGGNVAAVELGGRFLNRVPRGALERILPKPGTGPSEQTRENGHYTVETYTTTTTGARYVARMSQKGDPGYKATSVLLGESGLALALDRDALPDLHGVLTPAAAMGDALLARFPAAGVSLDVTKLA from the coding sequence ATGAGCGATCGCGAATACGACATCGTCCTCTACGGCGCAACCGGGTTCGTCGGCGCGCTGACCGCCCGGTACCTCGCCACCGCGGCCGGGGATGCACGCATCGCCCTGGCAGGCCGGTCCACGGAGCGACTGCTCGCGGTCCGGGAGACGCTTCCGCCCGCCGCGCAGTCGTGGGCGCTGATCACCGCGGACGCGTCAGAGCCCTCGACGCTGGCGGCCATGGCAGCCAGCACGCGGGTGGTCATCACCACCGTCGGGCCCTACCTGCGCTATGGGCTTCCCCTCGTCGCGGCCTGCGCCGCCGCCGGCACCGACTACGCCGACCTGACCGGCGAGCCGCTGTTCGTCCGTAAGGCCATCGACCTCTACCACAAGCAGGCCGCCGACACCGGGGCCCGCATCGTGCACGCCTGCGGGTTCGACTCCATCCCGTCGGACATGACGGTGTTCGCGCTGTACCGGCAGGCCGAACGGGACGGCGCCGGCGCGCTGGGCGACACCGACTACGTCGTGCGGCGCTTCGCCGGCGGGATGTCGGGCGGCACGATCGCCTCGATGACCGAGCTGGCGCGGGAGGCGGCCACCGATCCCGAGGCGCGCCGGCTGCTCAACGATCCCTACACGCTGTCCCCGGACCGCGGTGCCGAACCGGAACTCGGCGGCCAGTCCGACGCGCGGTGGCGCCGCGGGCGCGACATCGCCCCGGAACTCGACGGCTACTGGGTGGGCGCGTTCGCCATGGCGATCCCGAACTCGCGCATCGTCCGGCGCAGCAACGCGCTGCTGGACTACGCCTACGGCCGGCGGTTCTGCTACGCCGAGCAGATGAGCCTGGGCAAGTCGGTGCTCGCGCCGGTGGCCGCGGCGATGGCCACCGGCGGCAACGTGGCCGCAGTCGAGCTCGGCGGCCGGTTCCTCAACCGGGTGCCCCGCGGGGCGCTGGAGCGGATCCTGCCCAAGCCGGGCACCGGTCCCAGCGAGCAGACCCGCGAGAACGGCCACTACACCGTGGAGACCTACACCACGACGACGACCGGGGCCCGCTACGTAGCCCGGATGTCGCAGAAGGGCGACCCCGGATACAAGGCCACGTCGGTGCTGCTGGGTGAGAGCGGCCTGGCCCTGGCCCTCGATCGCGATGCGCTGCCCGACCTGCACGGCGTGCTGACACCCGCGGCCGCGATGGGCGACGCGCTGCTGGCCCGCTTCCCGGCCGCAGGAGTGTCGCTCGACGTCACCAAACTGGCCTGA
- a CDS encoding DUF937 domain-containing protein, with translation MSGLDDLYSQIPVQQIAGRLGVDESEVDSAVKTLVPVLVGGLQHNAEDPGAADSIASAASSHARSGLLDGGVSVDQVDEADGSRAITKIFGGNDTGQVASALSGGGAGNSDLIQKLLPILAPIVLAYIGKRLTGGQAQQVPGQSGGGGIGDVLGSILGGGAAPGGNNPLGSILGSVLGGDKAGGLGDILGGLLGGKK, from the coding sequence ATGAGCGGCCTCGATGACCTGTACAGCCAGATCCCCGTCCAGCAGATCGCCGGCAGACTGGGTGTCGACGAGAGCGAGGTCGACAGCGCCGTCAAGACGCTGGTGCCCGTCCTCGTCGGCGGTCTGCAGCACAACGCCGAGGACCCCGGCGCCGCGGACAGCATCGCCTCGGCGGCCAGCTCGCATGCCCGCAGTGGACTGCTGGACGGCGGAGTCAGCGTCGATCAGGTCGACGAAGCGGACGGATCCCGGGCGATCACGAAGATCTTCGGCGGCAACGACACCGGGCAGGTGGCCTCCGCGCTGTCCGGCGGCGGGGCCGGCAACAGCGACCTGATCCAGAAACTACTGCCGATCCTGGCGCCGATCGTGCTCGCCTACATCGGGAAGCGACTCACCGGCGGTCAGGCCCAGCAGGTACCCGGGCAGTCCGGCGGGGGCGGTATCGGCGATGTCCTTGGCAGCATTCTCGGCGGGGGCGCGGCACCCGGCGGGAACAACCCGCTCGGCAGCATCCTGGGCTCTGTGCTGGGCGGCGACAAGGCCGGCGGGCTGGGTGACATCCTCGGCGGGCTTCTGGGCGGGAAGAAGTAG
- a CDS encoding valine--tRNA ligase has translation MTSQPLARTGPSGLDALPKSWDPGAVESDLYEGWVKAGYFTADPSSSKPAYSIVLPPPNVTGSLHMGHALDHTLMDALTRRKRMQGYEVLWLPGMDHAGIATQTVVEKQLAVDGKTKEDFGRELFVEKVWDWKRESGGTIGGQMRRLGDGVDWSRDRFTMDEGLSRAVRTIFKRLFDAGLIYQAERLVNWSPVLETAISDLEVKYEDIEGEMVSFRYGSMSDDEPHLVVATTRLETMLGDTAIAVHPDDDRYRDLVGTTLPHPFLDRQIVVVADHHVDPEFGTGAVKVTPAHDPNDFEIGLRHQLLMPSMLDTKGRIADTGTRFDGMDRFEARVAVREALAEQGRIVAEKRPYLHSVGHSERSGEPIEPRLSLQWWVKVESLAKAAGDAVRNGDTVIHPASLEPRWFAWVDNMHDWCISRQLWWGHRIPIWHGPDGQTVCVGPDETPPEGWEQDSDVLDTWFSSALWPFSTMGWPDHTPELGKFYPTTVLVTGYDILFFWVARMMMFGTFVADDAAITGNGARGPQVPFQNVFLHGLIRDEFGRKMSKSRGNGIDPLDWVETFGADALRFTLARGASPGGDLAIGEDHARASRNFATKLFNATRFALLNGASPAPLPPAQALTDADRWILGRLEEVRADVDDALDGYEFNRACEALYHFAWDEFCDWYVELAKVQLGEGVSHTTAVLAAVLDTLLKLLHPVMPFVTEVLWKTLTGGESLVIAEWPTASGIPVDTAAAQRIADMQKLITEVRRFRSDQGLADRQKVPARLSGIDTANLDAHVPAVTALAWLTPPADGFAASASVEVRLSGGTVLVEVDTSGTVDVEAERRRLEKDLAAAQKELSGTSAKLGNDAFLAKAPADVVDKIRARRQLASEEVERITARLAALT, from the coding sequence GTGACCTCCCAGCCGCTCGCCCGCACCGGACCCTCCGGTCTCGACGCCCTGCCCAAGTCGTGGGACCCCGGGGCGGTCGAGAGCGATCTCTACGAAGGCTGGGTGAAGGCCGGCTACTTCACCGCGGACCCGTCCAGCTCCAAGCCCGCGTACTCGATCGTGCTGCCCCCGCCCAACGTCACCGGCAGCCTGCACATGGGCCACGCCCTTGACCACACGCTGATGGACGCGCTGACCCGCCGCAAGCGGATGCAGGGCTACGAGGTGCTGTGGCTGCCCGGCATGGACCACGCGGGCATCGCCACCCAGACGGTGGTGGAAAAGCAGCTCGCGGTCGACGGCAAGACCAAAGAGGACTTCGGCCGCGAACTGTTCGTCGAGAAGGTGTGGGACTGGAAGCGCGAGTCCGGCGGCACCATCGGCGGCCAGATGCGCCGCCTCGGTGACGGCGTCGACTGGAGCCGCGACCGGTTCACCATGGACGAGGGCCTGTCGCGCGCGGTGCGCACGATCTTCAAGCGGCTGTTCGACGCCGGGCTGATCTATCAGGCCGAGCGTCTGGTCAACTGGTCGCCGGTGCTCGAGACCGCGATCTCCGACCTGGAGGTCAAATACGAAGACATCGAAGGCGAAATGGTCTCGTTCCGGTACGGGTCGATGTCCGACGACGAGCCGCACCTGGTGGTGGCCACCACGCGCCTGGAGACGATGCTGGGCGACACCGCGATCGCCGTGCACCCCGACGACGACCGGTACCGCGACCTCGTCGGCACGACGCTGCCCCACCCGTTCCTGGACCGGCAGATCGTTGTTGTCGCCGACCACCACGTCGACCCCGAATTCGGCACCGGCGCAGTCAAAGTCACCCCGGCCCACGACCCGAACGACTTCGAGATCGGCCTGCGCCACCAGCTGCTGATGCCGTCGATGCTCGACACCAAGGGCCGGATCGCCGACACGGGAACCCGATTCGACGGCATGGACCGCTTCGAAGCCCGTGTCGCGGTGCGCGAGGCACTGGCCGAGCAGGGCCGCATCGTCGCCGAGAAGCGCCCCTACCTGCACAGCGTCGGACACTCCGAGCGCAGTGGCGAACCGATCGAGCCGCGGCTGAGCCTGCAGTGGTGGGTGAAGGTGGAGTCGCTGGCCAAGGCTGCAGGTGACGCGGTCCGCAACGGAGACACCGTGATCCACCCGGCCAGCCTCGAGCCGCGGTGGTTCGCCTGGGTCGACAACATGCACGACTGGTGCATCTCCCGGCAGCTGTGGTGGGGCCACCGCATTCCGATCTGGCACGGTCCCGACGGCCAGACCGTCTGTGTCGGGCCCGACGAGACCCCGCCGGAGGGCTGGGAACAGGACAGCGACGTGCTCGACACGTGGTTCAGCTCGGCGCTGTGGCCGTTCTCGACGATGGGCTGGCCCGATCACACCCCCGAGCTGGGGAAGTTCTATCCGACCACCGTGCTGGTGACCGGCTACGACATCCTGTTCTTCTGGGTGGCCCGGATGATGATGTTCGGTACGTTCGTCGCCGACGATGCCGCGATCACCGGCAACGGAGCGCGCGGCCCGCAGGTGCCGTTTCAGAATGTGTTCCTGCACGGGCTGATCCGCGACGAGTTCGGCCGCAAGATGAGCAAGTCGCGGGGCAACGGCATCGATCCGCTGGACTGGGTGGAGACGTTCGGCGCCGACGCGCTGCGGTTCACCCTCGCCCGCGGCGCCAGCCCGGGCGGCGACCTCGCCATCGGCGAGGACCACGCCCGAGCCTCGCGCAACTTCGCCACCAAACTCTTCAACGCCACGCGGTTCGCACTGCTCAACGGCGCCAGCCCGGCACCGCTGCCGCCGGCGCAGGCGCTGACCGACGCCGACCGCTGGATCCTGGGCCGACTGGAAGAAGTTCGCGCGGACGTAGACGATGCGCTCGACGGCTACGAATTCAACCGCGCCTGCGAGGCCCTCTACCACTTCGCCTGGGACGAGTTCTGCGACTGGTATGTCGAACTCGCCAAAGTGCAACTCGGCGAAGGTGTTTCGCATACCACCGCCGTGCTCGCCGCGGTGCTCGACACGTTGCTCAAGTTGCTGCACCCGGTGATGCCGTTCGTCACCGAGGTGCTGTGGAAGACGCTCACCGGCGGGGAGTCGCTGGTGATCGCCGAATGGCCCACGGCCAGCGGAATTCCCGTCGACACCGCCGCGGCACAACGGATCGCCGACATGCAGAAGCTGATCACCGAGGTGCGACGGTTCCGCAGCGACCAGGGGCTGGCCGACCGCCAGAAGGTGCCTGCCCGGCTGTCGGGCATCGACACCGCGAACCTGGACGCCCACGTGCCCGCGGTGACCGCGCTGGCGTGGCTGACCCCGCCGGCCGACGGTTTCGCGGCCTCCGCGTCGGTGGAGGTCCGCCTTTCCGGCGGCACCGTGCTGGTCGAGGTCGACACGTCGGGCACCGTCGACGTCGAGGCCGAGCGGCGCCGACTGGAGAAGGATCTGGCCGCCGCGCAGAAGGAGTTGTCGGGCACCTCGGCCAAGCTGGGGAACGACGCCTTCCTGGCCAAGGCCCCCGCCGACGTGGTCGACAAGATCCGTGCGCGGCGTCAGCTCGCCTCCGAGGAAGTGGAGCGGATCACGGCACGGCTGGCTGCCCTGACGTGA
- the folC gene encoding bifunctional tetrahydrofolate synthase/dihydrofolate synthase produces the protein MSSPEPAPDEIAALLQVEHLLDQRWPETKIEPSTARIAALLELLGSPQRGYPSIHIAGTNGKTSVARMVDALLTALHRRTGRTTSPHLQSAVERISIDGRPISPATYVDTYREVEPFVELVDRQSEAGGGPRCSKFEVVTAMAFAAFADAPIDVAVVEVGLGGRWDATNVVNAPVAVITPIGMDHTDYLGDTIAEIAGEKAGIITRQDDDLVPTDTVAVIARQVPEAMEVLLAAAMRADAAVAREDSEFTVLSRQVAIGGQMLELQGLGGVYSDIFLPLHGEHQAHNAVLALAAVEAFFGAGAQRQLDVDAVRAGFAAVTSPGRLERMRNAPTVFIDAAHNPAGAAALASALTDEFDFRFLVGVVSVMADKDTDGILAALEPVFDQIVVTTNGSPRALEVEALTVKAEEIFGPERVVTAATLPDAIETATALVEESGGDVDGAGGMSGAGIVITGSVVTAGVARTLFGKDPA, from the coding sequence GTGAGTTCCCCCGAACCCGCGCCCGACGAGATCGCAGCGCTTCTGCAGGTCGAGCACCTGCTCGACCAGCGCTGGCCGGAGACCAAGATCGAGCCGAGCACGGCCCGCATCGCAGCGCTGCTGGAACTGCTGGGCTCACCGCAGCGTGGGTACCCGTCGATCCACATCGCCGGGACCAACGGCAAGACCTCGGTGGCGCGCATGGTCGACGCGCTGCTGACCGCGCTGCACCGGCGCACCGGCCGCACCACCAGCCCGCACCTGCAGTCCGCGGTCGAGCGCATCTCGATCGACGGCAGGCCGATCAGCCCGGCCACGTACGTGGACACCTACCGGGAGGTCGAACCCTTCGTCGAGCTGGTCGACCGGCAGTCGGAGGCCGGCGGAGGCCCGCGCTGCAGCAAGTTCGAGGTCGTCACCGCGATGGCGTTCGCCGCGTTCGCCGACGCCCCGATCGACGTCGCCGTCGTCGAGGTCGGCCTGGGCGGGCGCTGGGACGCGACGAACGTGGTGAACGCACCCGTCGCCGTGATCACCCCGATCGGCATGGACCACACCGACTACCTCGGCGACACGATCGCCGAGATCGCCGGCGAGAAAGCCGGGATCATCACCAGGCAGGACGACGACCTGGTGCCCACCGACACCGTCGCGGTGATCGCCCGCCAGGTGCCCGAGGCCATGGAGGTGTTGCTCGCGGCCGCGATGCGCGCCGACGCCGCGGTCGCCCGCGAGGACTCCGAGTTCACGGTGCTGAGCCGCCAGGTCGCGATCGGCGGTCAGATGCTCGAGCTGCAGGGCCTCGGCGGGGTGTACTCCGACATCTTCCTTCCGCTGCACGGCGAACATCAGGCCCACAACGCCGTACTGGCGCTGGCCGCCGTGGAGGCGTTCTTCGGCGCCGGGGCGCAGCGGCAACTCGACGTCGACGCGGTCCGGGCCGGCTTCGCGGCGGTCACCTCGCCCGGCAGGCTGGAGCGGATGCGCAACGCGCCCACGGTGTTCATCGACGCCGCGCACAACCCTGCAGGCGCCGCGGCGCTCGCGTCCGCGTTGACCGACGAGTTCGACTTCCGGTTCCTGGTCGGCGTCGTCTCGGTGATGGCCGACAAGGACACCGACGGCATCCTGGCCGCGCTGGAGCCGGTCTTCGACCAGATCGTGGTGACCACCAACGGTTCGCCGCGGGCCCTGGAGGTCGAGGCGCTGACGGTCAAGGCCGAGGAGATCTTCGGTCCCGAGCGCGTCGTCACCGCGGCCACGCTGCCCGACGCCATCGAGACCGCGACCGCACTGGTCGAGGAGTCGGGCGGTGACGTCGACGGCGCCGGCGGCATGAGCGGTGCCGGCATCGTGATCACCGGCTCGGTCGTCACCGCCGGGGTCGCGCGGACGCTGTTCGGCAAGGACCCGGCATGA
- a CDS encoding DUF4233 domain-containing protein: MSGPTAPPDPWKSFRGVMAGTLILEAIVVLLALPVIDAVGGGLTGASTAYVIGVAVLLILMAGVQRRPWAIWANVSVQLLLVAGWAVYPGVGFIGLLFLVVWLLIAYLRAEVLRRQKRGLLPGQQPDPE, encoded by the coding sequence ATGAGCGGGCCGACCGCGCCACCCGATCCGTGGAAGAGCTTCCGGGGCGTCATGGCCGGCACGCTGATCCTCGAAGCCATCGTCGTGCTGCTCGCGCTCCCGGTCATCGACGCGGTCGGCGGGGGCCTGACGGGGGCGTCGACCGCCTATGTGATCGGGGTGGCGGTGCTGCTGATTCTGATGGCCGGCGTGCAGCGCCGGCCCTGGGCGATCTGGGCGAACGTGAGCGTGCAGCTGCTGCTGGTCGCGGGCTGGGCCGTCTACCCGGGCGTCGGGTTCATCGGTCTGCTGTTCCTGGTCGTGTGGCTGCTGATCGCCTACCTGCGCGCCGAGGTGCTCCGCCGGCAGAAGCGCGGCCTGCTCCCCGGCCAGCAGCCCGATCCCGAGTAG
- the ndk gene encoding nucleoside-diphosphate kinase translates to MSERTLVLIKPDGVQRRLVGEIISRIEAKGLTVAALELKNVDDALARAHYAEHDGKPFFGSLLEFITSGPVVAAILEGPRAVAAFRQLAGGTDPVEKAVPGTIRGDLGLETQYNLVHGSDSTESAAREIELWFPGR, encoded by the coding sequence GTGTCTGAGCGAACCCTCGTCCTGATCAAGCCCGACGGCGTGCAGCGCCGCCTCGTCGGAGAGATCATCAGCCGGATCGAAGCCAAGGGGCTGACCGTCGCCGCGCTGGAACTCAAGAATGTCGACGACGCGCTGGCGCGCGCCCACTACGCCGAGCACGACGGCAAACCCTTCTTCGGGTCTCTGCTCGAATTCATCACCTCCGGCCCGGTGGTCGCGGCCATCCTCGAGGGCCCGCGGGCGGTGGCGGCGTTCCGTCAGCTGGCCGGCGGCACCGATCCTGTGGAGAAAGCCGTGCCCGGCACGATCCGGGGCGACCTGGGCCTGGAGACGCAGTACAACCTGGTGCACGGGTCCGACTCGACCGAGTCGGCAGCGCGCGAGATCGAGCTCTGGTTCCCCGGCCGCTGA